Proteins encoded together in one Lathyrus oleraceus cultivar Zhongwan6 chromosome 5, CAAS_Psat_ZW6_1.0, whole genome shotgun sequence window:
- the LOC127086473 gene encoding organic cation/carnitine transporter 4: MAEISSSHPHDLRSPILSPPFKNKTETEKICIDDMFQKYCGEFGKWQLKHFILTSLAWGLQAFHSMVMIFTDREPDWKCVSGMECSAGGSVCSMSPESWEWTGGKAASTVSEWSLICSDKYKVGLVQAVFFVGCTIGAGVFGHLSDSFLGRKRSLTVVCALSAIFGFLTTLSPNYWTYVLLRLLTGFSTGGVGLCAFVLATEPVGPSKRGTAGLSTFYFFSSSIAILSGIAYIFQTWRTLYMVTSIPSLLYIILVLPFISESPRWYLVRGRIKEATMLMATIASSNGNHLPEGVVLALHEEVSNSKNETNDLDFVDAKAGSIVDVFRHPATRIRLILAVALNFLGSVVWYGLSLNVTNLETNLYMNVLLNAVSELPAFMLTAVLSDRFGRKPLTIGTMWFSGFFCFMGSLMSNIGVWKVIKMVCGVLGIFGIAGTYNLLFIYTTELFPTVVRNTTLGSTAQAVQMGAILVPFVVVLGGWLPFGVFAVCGILGGMIAFYLPETLNKPLYDTFNGLEAGLA, encoded by the exons ATGGCGGAAATATCCTCCTCTCATCCCCACGATCTTCGTTCGCCGATCCTATCACCGCCGTTTAAAAACAAAACTGAAACGGAAAAGATCTGCATCGACGACATGTTTCAGAAATACTGCGGCGAGTTTGGAAAGTGGCAGTTGAAACACTTCATTCTCACCAGTCTTGCTTGGGGACTGCAAGCTTTTCACTCCATGGTTATGATTTTCACTGATCGGGAACCTGATTGGAAGTGTGTTTCCGGCATGGAGTGTTCCGCCGGAGGAAGTGTTTGTAGTATGTCACCTGAGTCGTGGGAGTGGACCGGCGGAAAAGCTGCTTCAACGGTGTCGGAATGGAGTTTGATTTGCAGTGATAAGTATAAAGTTGGACTTGTCCAGGCTGTTTTCTTCGTCGGCTGTACGATTG GAGCTGGAGTATTTGGTCACCTTTCAGACTCATTTCTAGGAAGAAAACGATCTCTCACTGTGGTTTGTGCCCTAAGCGCCATATTTGGCTTCTTAACAACACTCTCTCCTAACTATTGGACCTATGTCCTCCTCCGCCTCCTCACTGGCTTCAGCACCGGCGGGGTTGGTCTCTGCGCCTTCGTCCTCGCCACCGAACCTGTTGGCCCATCGAAACGCGGCACTGCAGGTTTGTCCACTTTCTACTTCTTCTCCAGCAGCATTGCAATCCTCTCTGGTATCGCTTACATCTTCCAAACATGGCGCACACTCTATATGGTCACCTCCATTCCCTCTCTCCTCTACATAATCCTCGTCCTTCCCTTCATCTCTGAGTCCCCGAGATGGTACCTTGTTCGAGGAAGAATAAAAGAAGCAACTATGCTCATGGCCACCATTGCTTCTTCCAATGGGAATCATCTACCGGAAGGAGTTGTACTCGCACTCCACGAAGAAGTATCAAACTCAAAAAACGAAACAAATGATCTTGATTTCGTGGATGCAAAAGCTGGATCCATTGTCGATGTGTTTCGCCACCCAGCTACACGTATTAGGTTAATTCTAGCGGTAGCTCTTAACTTCTTAGGCTCAGTGGTGTGGTATGGTTTAAGTTTAAACGTTACCAATCTCGAAACCAACCTCTACATGAACGTGCTTCTGAATGCCGTTTCAGAGTTACCGGCGTTCATGCTAACAGCGGTGCTGTCGGATAGATTCGGGAGGAAACCATTGACAATAGGGACAATGTGGTTTAGTGGATTCTTTTGTTTCATGGGGAGTTTGATGAGTAATATCGGGGTGTGGAAAGTGATTAAAATGGTGTGTGGTGTTTTAGGTATATTTGGAATAGCAGGGACTTATAACTTGTTGTTTATTTACACGACGGAGTTATTTCCGACGGTGGTGAGGAACACCACGCTAGGAAGTACGGCGCAAGCGGTGCAAATGGGGGCGATATTGGTGCCTTTTGTGGTGGTTTTGGGTGGTTGGTTGCCGTTTGGGGTGTTTGCAGTATGTGGAATATTAGGTGGGATGATTGCATTCTATCTGCCGGAGACATTGAATAAGCCTCTTTATGATACATTCAATGGATTGGAGGCTGGTCTTGCATGA